A window of the bacterium genome harbors these coding sequences:
- a CDS encoding ankyrin repeat domain-containing protein, which produces MIKRCVLIFIALGLGVLAWIAAFYFFTTAFERTEENMYAAINFGDIANVSRLIARGVDVTKIGYLHEAAGCGHKDICELLIKNGAQVNAKDETGRTPLHRATPNACKDCCELLLSKGADVNAKDKTGWTPLHYAADYGSKDCCELLISKGAKVNAKTNKGETPLKLAAKGLKVSRPDWKECYNDTIVLLKALGAKE; this is translated from the coding sequence ATGATCAAGAGATGCGTTTTGATCTTTATTGCTCTCGGCCTCGGCGTTCTGGCGTGGATAGCCGCTTTTTATTTCTTTACGACCGCCTTCGAGCGAACCGAGGAAAATATGTACGCTGCGATAAACTTCGGGGACATTGCTAACGTGAGTCGGCTCATCGCACGCGGGGTCGACGTCACCAAGATTGGCTACTTGCATGAAGCGGCAGGCTGCGGTCACAAAGATATATGCGAGTTGCTAATCAAGAACGGAGCGCAGGTAAACGCCAAAGACGAGACTGGCAGAACCCCCTTGCATCGAGCGACACCCAACGCTTGTAAGGATTGCTGCGAACTACTGCTCAGCAAAGGGGCAGACGTGAATGCCAAAGATAAGACCGGTTGGACACCCTTGCATTATGCGGCAGACTACGGTAGTAAGGATTGCTGCGAGCTACTGATTAGCAAAGGGGCGAAGGTCAATGCGAAAACAAACAAGGGAGAGACGCCCCTGAAACTGGCAGCAAAGGGCTTAAAGGTATCACGACCCGATTGGAAGGAGTGCTACAACGACACCATCGTCCTGCTCAAGGCCCTTGGGGCGAAGGAGTAG